In one window of Miscanthus floridulus cultivar M001 chromosome 12, ASM1932011v1, whole genome shotgun sequence DNA:
- the LOC136496931 gene encoding vesicle-associated protein 1-3-like isoform X2, translated as MLLFLRSLSCASTESRSPLHFVRVIVCTLLPEPGTTPPTTSRALQLTGSCREKGGEDRIFLPPLLLSCSSFSAMSSKLLRVYPSELKIPYEVKKQRSCCMELTNRTDQYVAFKVKTTNPRKYSVRHACGILLPRSSCNLTVTMQAPMEMLSDHHCKDKFLVQSVVVRDGATMKDFLPELFVKAPGRVIGEFKLRVVYIAANPPSPVPEEEEEDDSSPRSETPTYIRASGEEPSCAEVTAVKSRMDEEKECAIAVEEKLKLQYKMELLEETRSSQQQEGFSLMFVVLVFMSSVFIGHLMNDIMV; from the exons ATGCTATTATTCCTCCGTTCCCTGAGCTGCGCCTCCACTGAATCCAGGTCACCACTGCACTTTGTTCGTGTCATCGTGTGTACTTTGCTTCCAGAGCCAGGAACCACACCACCAACCACTTCTCGCGCTCTCCAGCTCACTGGTTCTTGCAGAGAAAAGGGAGGAGAAGATCGAATCTTTTTGCCGCCACTCTTGCTTTCCTGTTCTTCGTTCAGCGCCATGAGCAGTAAGCTGCTTCGGGTCTATCCTTCCGAGCTCAAGATTCCCT ATGAGGTCAAGAAGCAGCGGTCTTGCTGCATGGAGCTGACGAACAGGACCGACCAGTACGTGGCCTTCAAG GTGAAAACAACGAACCCAAGGAAATACTCTGTGAGGCACGCCTGCGGTATACTTCTTCCCCGGAGCTCGTGCAATCTCACAG TTACTATGCAGGCTCCAATGGAGATGCTATCTGATCACCACTGCAAGGACAAGTTCCTTGTGCAAAGTGTTGTAGTGAGAGATGGGGCGACGATGAAAGACTTCCTGCCCGAACTG TTCGTTAAAGCACCAGGTAGGGTGATTGGGGAGTTCAAGCTGCGCGTGGTGTACATTGCTGCTAATCCTCCATCACCGGTtccagaggaagaagaggaagatgattCATCCCCTCGGTCAGAG ACACCCACTTATATACGGGCATCTGGAGAAGAACCTTCATGTGCTGAG GTTACCGCTGTAAAATCAAGGATGGATGAAGAGAAGGAATGCGCAATTGCAGTAGAAGAAAAACTGAAGCTTCAATACAAAATG GAACTGCTTGAAGAAACAAGATCATCTCAACAACAAGAAGGATTCTCACTGATGTTTGTAGTGTTAGTCTTCATGTCATCTGTGTTCATTGGACACTTGATGAATGACATCATGGTTTAG
- the LOC136496931 gene encoding vesicle-associated protein 1-3-like isoform X1: protein MLLFLRSLSCASTESRSPLHFVRVIVCTLLPEPGTTPPTTSRALQLTGSCREKGGEDRIFLPPLLLSCSSFSAMSSKLLRVYPSELKIPYEVKKQRSCCMELTNRTDQYVAFKVKTTNPRKYSVRHACGILLPRSSCNLTVTMQAPMEMLSDHHCKDKFLVQSVVVRDGATMKDFLPELFVKAPGRVIGEFKLRVVYIAANPPSPVPEEEEEDDSSPRSEVIGCEEKRSLVFNATPTYIRASGEEPSCAEVTAVKSRMDEEKECAIAVEEKLKLQYKMELLEETRSSQQQEGFSLMFVVLVFMSSVFIGHLMNDIMV from the exons ATGCTATTATTCCTCCGTTCCCTGAGCTGCGCCTCCACTGAATCCAGGTCACCACTGCACTTTGTTCGTGTCATCGTGTGTACTTTGCTTCCAGAGCCAGGAACCACACCACCAACCACTTCTCGCGCTCTCCAGCTCACTGGTTCTTGCAGAGAAAAGGGAGGAGAAGATCGAATCTTTTTGCCGCCACTCTTGCTTTCCTGTTCTTCGTTCAGCGCCATGAGCAGTAAGCTGCTTCGGGTCTATCCTTCCGAGCTCAAGATTCCCT ATGAGGTCAAGAAGCAGCGGTCTTGCTGCATGGAGCTGACGAACAGGACCGACCAGTACGTGGCCTTCAAG GTGAAAACAACGAACCCAAGGAAATACTCTGTGAGGCACGCCTGCGGTATACTTCTTCCCCGGAGCTCGTGCAATCTCACAG TTACTATGCAGGCTCCAATGGAGATGCTATCTGATCACCACTGCAAGGACAAGTTCCTTGTGCAAAGTGTTGTAGTGAGAGATGGGGCGACGATGAAAGACTTCCTGCCCGAACTG TTCGTTAAAGCACCAGGTAGGGTGATTGGGGAGTTCAAGCTGCGCGTGGTGTACATTGCTGCTAATCCTCCATCACCGGTtccagaggaagaagaggaagatgattCATCCCCTCGGTCAGAGGTGATAGGCTGTGAAGAGAAAAGATCACTTGTATTTAATGCT ACACCCACTTATATACGGGCATCTGGAGAAGAACCTTCATGTGCTGAG GTTACCGCTGTAAAATCAAGGATGGATGAAGAGAAGGAATGCGCAATTGCAGTAGAAGAAAAACTGAAGCTTCAATACAAAATG GAACTGCTTGAAGAAACAAGATCATCTCAACAACAAGAAGGATTCTCACTGATGTTTGTAGTGTTAGTCTTCATGTCATCTGTGTTCATTGGACACTTGATGAATGACATCATGGTTTAG
- the LOC136496931 gene encoding vesicle-associated protein 1-3-like isoform X3 has product MSSKLLRVYPSELKIPYEVKKQRSCCMELTNRTDQYVAFKVKTTNPRKYSVRHACGILLPRSSCNLTVTMQAPMEMLSDHHCKDKFLVQSVVVRDGATMKDFLPELFVKAPGRVIGEFKLRVVYIAANPPSPVPEEEEEDDSSPRSEVIGCEEKRSLVFNATPTYIRASGEEPSCAEVTAVKSRMDEEKECAIAVEEKLKLQYKMELLEETRSSQQQEGFSLMFVVLVFMSSVFIGHLMNDIMV; this is encoded by the exons ATGAGCAGTAAGCTGCTTCGGGTCTATCCTTCCGAGCTCAAGATTCCCT ATGAGGTCAAGAAGCAGCGGTCTTGCTGCATGGAGCTGACGAACAGGACCGACCAGTACGTGGCCTTCAAG GTGAAAACAACGAACCCAAGGAAATACTCTGTGAGGCACGCCTGCGGTATACTTCTTCCCCGGAGCTCGTGCAATCTCACAG TTACTATGCAGGCTCCAATGGAGATGCTATCTGATCACCACTGCAAGGACAAGTTCCTTGTGCAAAGTGTTGTAGTGAGAGATGGGGCGACGATGAAAGACTTCCTGCCCGAACTG TTCGTTAAAGCACCAGGTAGGGTGATTGGGGAGTTCAAGCTGCGCGTGGTGTACATTGCTGCTAATCCTCCATCACCGGTtccagaggaagaagaggaagatgattCATCCCCTCGGTCAGAGGTGATAGGCTGTGAAGAGAAAAGATCACTTGTATTTAATGCT ACACCCACTTATATACGGGCATCTGGAGAAGAACCTTCATGTGCTGAG GTTACCGCTGTAAAATCAAGGATGGATGAAGAGAAGGAATGCGCAATTGCAGTAGAAGAAAAACTGAAGCTTCAATACAAAATG GAACTGCTTGAAGAAACAAGATCATCTCAACAACAAGAAGGATTCTCACTGATGTTTGTAGTGTTAGTCTTCATGTCATCTGTGTTCATTGGACACTTGATGAATGACATCATGGTTTAG
- the LOC136496934 gene encoding 14 kDa proline-rich protein DC2.15-like encodes MAGKASVALFLAVNLVVFAMASACGGDCPTPPTPSTPTPTPASSGKCPRDALKLGVCANVLGLIKAKVGVPPTEPCCPLLEGLVDLEAALCLCTAIKGKILGINLNLPVDLSLILNHCGKTVPTGFKCL; translated from the coding sequence ATGGCAGGCAAGGCGTCGGTCGCGCTGTTCCTGGCCGTGAACCTGGTGGTGTTCGCCATGGCCAGCGCCTGCGGTGGCGACTGCCCCACGCCGCCGACCCCTTCGACGCCGACCCCGACGCCGGCCTCGTCCGGCAAGTGCCCCCGCGACGCGCTCAAGCTGGGCGTGTGCGCCAATGTTCTGGGCCTGATCAAGGCCAAGGTGGGCGTGCCGCCCACGGAGCCATGCTGCCCGCTGCTGGAGGGGCtcgtcgacctcgaggccgcacTCTGCCTCTGCACCGCCATCAAGGGCAAAATCCTCGGCATCAACCTCAACCTGCCCGTCGACCTCAGCCTCATCCTCAACCACTGCGGCAAGACCGTGCCCACCGGATTCAAGTGCCTCTAG